From the genome of Perca flavescens isolate YP-PL-M2 chromosome 12, PFLA_1.0, whole genome shotgun sequence, one region includes:
- the abcb8 gene encoding mitochondrial potassium channel ATP-binding subunit isoform X2 — translation MFQLLCCRASITAPVRSLSLHPRCNKTADIWRLSRWYISPRSLVYSSSQQPGNAVSRIWSLTQRAVRHYTTRTSKPKGLALKFILGPAVLTVSARLFCHAAHCEADVNNNTLVELVAKNPVPEFKWHILWEFVKPQLFALIGAVVLAFGAAILNIQIPLILGDLVNVVARYLREQTGNYFHEMRGPALKLLGLYGIQGLLTSGYIILLSRVGERVAADMRKTLFASLLRQDVAFFDANKTGQLVNRLTADIQEFKSSFKLVISQGLRSITQTVGCFVSLYIISPKLTGLTVVVLPCLVGAGALFGSFLRKLSRLAQDQVAKATGVADEALGNVRTVKAFAMEERELQLYAYEVDKSCEMNENLGVGIAVFQGMSNLNCIVLGTIFAGGTLMSSNEMSPGDLMSFLVASQTVQRSLASISILFGQMVRGLSSGARVFEYLALVPTIPLSGGGRIPSNSLTGRVDFMNISFSYPTRPGHQILTKFNLTLPPSKTVAIVGESGGGKSTVASLLERFYNPTSGVVMLDGLDIRTLDLSWLRGQVIGFINQEPVLFGSSIMDNIRFGKPEATDAEVINAAKQANAHLFITGFPDGYNTVVGERGATLSGGQKQRIAIARALIKNPCILVLDEATSALDAESERVVQEALDRATSGRTVLIIAHRLSTIQGADLICVMSNGRIVEAGTHMELLSKGGLYSDLIRRQRAEGQK, via the exons ATGTTTCAGTTACTCTGCTGTAGAGCAAGCATCACTGCTCCGGTGCGGTCATTGTCGTTACACCCGCGATGCAATAAAACAGCAGATATATGGAGACTTTCACG GTGGTACATATCTCCACGTTCTCTAGTATACAGCTCCTCACAGCAGCCTGGAAATGCTGTCAGTCGTATCTGGAGCCTCACTCAGAGAGCTGTCCGCCACTACACAACCCGAACGTCCAAACCAAAAGGATTGGCCCTGAAGTTCATCCTGGGACCAGCGGTACTCACTGTCTCTGCACGGCTGTTCTGCCATGCAGCTCACTGCGAGGCAGATGTGAATAACAACACCCTGGTGGAACTTGTAGCCAAAAACCCTGTCCCTGAGTTCAAATGGCATATCCTGTGGGAATTTGTCAAACCTCAGCTGTTTGCTCTTATTGGTGCTGTTGTG CTTGCTTTTGGTGCAGCTATCTTGAATATCCAAATCCCCTTGATTCTTGGGGATCTGGTAAATGTTGTGGCACGTTACCTGAGAGAACAGACTGGGAATTATTTCCATGAGATGAGAGGTCCTGCACTGAAACTACTTGGACTGTATGGCATCCAA GGCCTGCTGACAAGTGGCTACATCATTCTGCTTTCAAGGGTGGGGGAGAGAGTGGCAGCAGACATGAGGAAGACCCTTTTTGCATCCTTACTGAG GCAAGATGTGGCTTTCTTTGATGCCAATAAAACTGGGCAGCTGGTGAACCGTTTGACTGCTGACATTCAGGAATTCAAGTCATCCTTTAAATTAGTCATCTCTCAG GGTCTGCGGAGTATTACACAGACAGTTGGATGTTTCGTCTCTCTCTACATCATCTCCCCCAAACTCACAGGTTTGACGGTAGTTGTCCTCCCCTGTCTGGTGGGAGCAGGGGCTCTCTTTGGCTCATTCCTCCGCAAACTATCCCGTTTGGCTCAGGACCAG GTGGCAAAGGCAACAGGCGTGGCAGATGAGGCACTTGGCAATGTGCGGACAGTAAAAGCTTTTGCGATGGAGGAGCGGGAACTCCA GTTATATGCATATGAAGTTGACAAATCatgtgaaatgaatgaaaatcttGGTGTTGGAATTGCAGTTTTCCAAGGAATGTCAAACCTGAACT GCATTGTCCTAGGAACTATTTTTGCTGGAGGGACTTTAATGTCTAGCAATGAAATGTCCCCTGGAGACCTCATGTCTTTCCTGGTTGCTTCTCAGACTGTTCAGAG GTCATTGGCCAGTATATCTATCCTTTTTGGACAG ATGGTTAGAGGATTAAGCTCTGGGGCCCGGGTCTTTGAATACCTAGCTTTGGTGCCTACCATTCCTCTGTCTGGAGGAGGACGCATCCCATCCAATTCTCTGACAGGAAGAGTGGATTTTATGAACATTTCATTCAG CTATCCAACGAGACCTGGCCATCAGATCTTGACAAAGTTCAACTTAACGCTGCCACCTAGTAAAACTGTTGCCATTGTCGGAGAATCTGGAGGAG GAAAGTCCACTGTGGCATCCTTACTGGAGCGTTTCTACAACCCGACCAGCGGCGTGGTAATGTTAGACGGACTTGACATTCGAACACTTGATCTGTCCTGGCTCAGGGGACAAGTCATTGGATTCATCAATCAG GAGCCAGTTTTGTTCGGATCATCTATCATGGACAACATCCGCTTTGGGAAACCTGAGGCCAcagatgctgaggtcattaacGCAGCCAAGCAAGCCAATGCTCACCTCTTCATTACAGGTTTCCCAGACGGCTATAACACTGTGGTTG GTGAGCGAGGTGCGACGttatcaggtggccagaaacagcGCATTGCCATCGCTCGTGCCTTGATCAAGAACCCCTGCATCCTGGTGCTGGATGAAGCCACCAGCGCCCTGGATGCAGAATCAGAGCGAGTGGTGCAGGAGGCTCTGGACAGGGCCACAAGTGGTCGCACTGTGCTTATCATCGCCCACCGGCTGAGCACCATTCAAGGAGCAGACCTCATCTGTGTCATGAGCAATGGCCGCATTGTAGAG GCTGGGACTCACATGGAACTGCTGAGCAAAGGAGGACTTTACTCTGATCTGATCCGCAGGCAAAGAGCTGAGGGGCAGAAATGA
- the abcb8 gene encoding mitochondrial potassium channel ATP-binding subunit isoform X1 — translation MSSNEMSPGDLMSFLVASQTVQRSLASISILFGQMVRGLSSGARVFEYLALVPTIPLSGGGRIPSNSLTGRVDFMNISFSYPTRPGHQILTKFNLTLPPSKTVAIVGESGGGKSTVASLLERFYNPTSGVVMLDGLDIRTLDLSWLRGQVIGFINQEPVLFGSSIMDNIRFGKPEATDAEVINAAKQANAHLFITGFPDGYNTVVGERGATLSGGQKQRIAIARALIKNPCILVLDEATSALDAESERVVQEALDRATSGRTVLIIAHRLSTIQGADLICVMSNGRIVEAGTHMELLSKGGLYSDLIRRQRAEGQK, via the exons ATGTCTAGCAATGAAATGTCCCCTGGAGACCTCATGTCTTTCCTGGTTGCTTCTCAGACTGTTCAGAG GTCATTGGCCAGTATATCTATCCTTTTTGGACAG ATGGTTAGAGGATTAAGCTCTGGGGCCCGGGTCTTTGAATACCTAGCTTTGGTGCCTACCATTCCTCTGTCTGGAGGAGGACGCATCCCATCCAATTCTCTGACAGGAAGAGTGGATTTTATGAACATTTCATTCAG CTATCCAACGAGACCTGGCCATCAGATCTTGACAAAGTTCAACTTAACGCTGCCACCTAGTAAAACTGTTGCCATTGTCGGAGAATCTGGAGGAG GAAAGTCCACTGTGGCATCCTTACTGGAGCGTTTCTACAACCCGACCAGCGGCGTGGTAATGTTAGACGGACTTGACATTCGAACACTTGATCTGTCCTGGCTCAGGGGACAAGTCATTGGATTCATCAATCAG GAGCCAGTTTTGTTCGGATCATCTATCATGGACAACATCCGCTTTGGGAAACCTGAGGCCAcagatgctgaggtcattaacGCAGCCAAGCAAGCCAATGCTCACCTCTTCATTACAGGTTTCCCAGACGGCTATAACACTGTGGTTG GTGAGCGAGGTGCGACGttatcaggtggccagaaacagcGCATTGCCATCGCTCGTGCCTTGATCAAGAACCCCTGCATCCTGGTGCTGGATGAAGCCACCAGCGCCCTGGATGCAGAATCAGAGCGAGTGGTGCAGGAGGCTCTGGACAGGGCCACAAGTGGTCGCACTGTGCTTATCATCGCCCACCGGCTGAGCACCATTCAAGGAGCAGACCTCATCTGTGTCATGAGCAATGGCCGCATTGTAGAG GCTGGGACTCACATGGAACTGCTGAGCAAAGGAGGACTTTACTCTGATCTGATCCGCAGGCAAAGAGCTGAGGGGCAGAAATGA